Proteins found in one Arthrobacter sp. U41 genomic segment:
- a CDS encoding DUF998 domain-containing protein: MTAPADSSSQDIIYIPDLPSTRFYAGALALLSVLQYFVAEAAVIGAWAGQQPYSRRTGYISDLGAVNCGVFDFRDVCSPAHLLMNASFVVQGIGMMVGALLLSSALLCTAARPAARLRLAPAKVPWAAAIAARTLTAAAGAGTVLVGLVPEDAGSVGHVVGAIMFFAAGGLALVLLGWLWLRQTPLSWLILACGVVSVGALITGGVTGMEVPEPGTLERLMGYPITIGMAAVGLMVAQRVGRERTVRRLAGALPPAAGGGADGGAGVRAGVRGGGGLTAGSCPPGHCNSGVSYVSK; the protein is encoded by the coding sequence ATGACTGCCCCCGCTGACTCGTCGTCCCAGGACATCATCTACATCCCGGATCTGCCGTCCACGAGGTTCTACGCGGGCGCGCTGGCCCTGCTGAGCGTGCTGCAGTATTTCGTCGCCGAGGCCGCCGTGATCGGGGCGTGGGCGGGCCAGCAGCCGTACAGCCGCCGGACCGGCTACATCAGCGACCTGGGCGCCGTGAACTGCGGGGTTTTCGACTTCCGGGATGTCTGCTCGCCGGCGCACCTGCTGATGAACGCCTCGTTCGTGGTCCAGGGCATTGGCATGATGGTCGGCGCGCTGCTGCTCAGTTCGGCGCTGTTGTGCACGGCGGCGCGTCCCGCCGCACGGCTCAGGCTGGCTCCAGCCAAGGTCCCGTGGGCGGCCGCGATCGCCGCCCGGACCCTGACCGCCGCTGCCGGCGCCGGCACCGTCCTGGTGGGGCTGGTGCCCGAGGACGCCGGCTCGGTGGGGCATGTCGTGGGCGCCATCATGTTCTTCGCCGCCGGGGGACTGGCGCTGGTGCTGCTGGGCTGGCTCTGGCTGCGGCAGACACCGCTGAGCTGGCTCATCCTCGCCTGCGGTGTGGTGTCCGTAGGTGCCCTCATCACTGGCGGCGTGACGGGCATGGAAGTGCCGGAGCCCGGGACCCTGGAGCGGCTGATGGGTTACCCCATCACGATCGGCATGGCAGCAGTCGGGCTGATGGTTGCGCAGCGGGTAGGCAGGGAACGGACGGTCCGGCGGCTGGCAGGAGCGCTACCTCCGGCGGCGGGCGGGGGTGCGGACGGGGGTGCCGGCGTGCGTGCCGGCGTGCGCGGCGGAGGCGGACTGACGGCGGGCTCCTGTCCGCCTGGGCACTGCAATTCCGGGGTGTCTTATGTCTCAAAGTAG
- a CDS encoding DUF7793 family protein: MTLEATAEPGELIPAEPARAPAGAHDPGLASLTPGPIGVRIRDGGIIEVMLPANEEIQGPEARVAGAAVRALAHGRRMPVLLVITGVLGVSVEARHVYSTSIAASAFALVGESPVDRVIAHYLLRSRTETIPAQFFLSEAEAIDWLGQYASEN, encoded by the coding sequence ATGACGCTCGAGGCCACGGCCGAACCCGGCGAACTGATCCCCGCAGAGCCTGCCCGTGCGCCTGCCGGCGCGCATGATCCCGGGTTGGCGAGCCTCACACCTGGCCCGATCGGAGTCCGCATCCGTGACGGCGGCATCATCGAAGTGATGCTTCCCGCCAACGAGGAGATCCAGGGTCCCGAGGCCCGCGTTGCCGGAGCGGCGGTCCGGGCACTGGCCCACGGCCGGCGCATGCCCGTGCTGCTGGTCATCACCGGAGTGCTGGGCGTCAGCGTTGAGGCGCGGCACGTCTACAGCACCTCCATCGCGGCGTCCGCGTTTGCCCTCGTTGGTGAAAGCCCCGTCGACCGCGTGATCGCGCACTACCTGCTGCGGTCCAGGACCGAGACCATCCCGGCGCAGTTCTTCCTGTCCGAAGCGGAGGCCATCGACTGGTTAGGGCAGTACGCGAGTGAAAACTGA
- a CDS encoding putative bifunctional diguanylate cyclase/phosphodiesterase, giving the protein MKTDPPDPRLHALVEGIVRIAGGDLTTRIPHSGARDDVAAVIAGINLMADDLQTIYQELEERVESRTAMLRDAQVELERMALTDPLTQLANRTALNSALSHALAETSRGELPPALLVLDLDSFKGINDTLGHSAGDDVLRVISRRLQQAVRDTDTVARLGGDEFAVMLPKSNLVRARRVANRILKALGESLEIGDLRITCGTSIGLRVAEPGQSVDDLVMEADTAMYAAKAQPHSSIKVFEPALLYARRLQSVMITELREAIRQDQLTLHYQPVVELSTGRIEGVEALVRWNHPERGLLMPDSFIPLAEETGMIVDLGHWVLRNAVRQLRQWQQELNVDDKFNVRVNISTTELQNLDLIEHVRDILSETGVNAANLIVELTESMAINGGDVDQYSLSGLRRLGVQLEIDDFGTGYSSISYLRKLPVNVVKIDKSLIAGLGSDEEQSNFVAAVLHLIHACGLTAVAEGIETAEQAAELVRLGCASGQGYYFSRPVPAAQVEALVGPGNLRLG; this is encoded by the coding sequence GTGAAAACTGATCCGCCGGACCCCAGGCTGCATGCCCTCGTCGAAGGCATCGTCCGGATCGCAGGCGGTGACCTGACGACCAGGATTCCCCATTCCGGTGCCAGGGACGACGTCGCTGCGGTTATCGCCGGAATCAACCTGATGGCCGACGACCTGCAGACCATTTACCAGGAACTTGAGGAACGCGTCGAAAGCCGGACGGCGATGCTGCGCGACGCCCAGGTCGAGCTTGAGCGGATGGCACTGACCGATCCGCTGACCCAGCTTGCCAACCGGACGGCGCTGAACTCGGCCCTGAGCCACGCCCTTGCTGAGACGTCCCGGGGCGAATTGCCGCCGGCGCTGCTGGTCCTCGACCTCGATTCCTTCAAGGGCATCAACGACACCCTGGGCCACAGCGCCGGCGACGATGTCCTCCGGGTGATTTCGCGGCGGCTGCAGCAAGCCGTTCGGGACACGGACACGGTCGCACGCCTTGGCGGGGACGAATTCGCCGTGATGCTGCCGAAGTCCAATCTGGTCCGGGCCCGGCGGGTCGCCAACCGGATCCTCAAGGCCCTCGGCGAGAGCCTGGAAATCGGGGACCTGCGTATTACCTGCGGCACCAGCATCGGGCTGCGAGTCGCTGAACCCGGACAGTCAGTCGACGACCTGGTCATGGAGGCGGATACGGCTATGTACGCGGCCAAGGCGCAGCCGCACAGCAGCATCAAGGTATTCGAACCGGCGCTGCTCTATGCCCGCCGGCTCCAGAGCGTCATGATCACTGAACTGCGTGAGGCGATCCGCCAGGACCAGCTCACGCTGCATTATCAGCCGGTGGTCGAGCTTTCCACCGGCAGGATTGAAGGCGTGGAAGCGCTCGTGCGCTGGAACCACCCGGAGCGTGGCCTCCTGATGCCCGATTCCTTCATCCCGCTGGCTGAAGAGACGGGGATGATCGTGGACCTGGGCCACTGGGTCCTGCGCAACGCCGTGCGCCAACTGCGGCAGTGGCAGCAGGAGCTGAACGTCGACGATAAGTTCAACGTCCGCGTGAACATCTCAACGACCGAATTGCAGAACCTCGACCTGATCGAACATGTCCGCGACATCCTCAGCGAAACGGGGGTGAATGCCGCTAACCTGATTGTCGAGCTCACGGAGTCCATGGCGATCAACGGCGGGGACGTGGACCAGTATTCACTGAGCGGGCTGCGGCGCTTGGGCGTGCAGCTTGAAATCGATGACTTTGGCACCGGCTATTCATCCATCAGCTACCTGCGGAAATTGCCGGTCAACGTGGTCAAAATCGACAAGAGCCTGATCGCCGGGCTGGGCTCAGACGAGGAGCAGAGCAACTTCGTCGCGGCGGTCCTGCATCTCATCCACGCCTGCGGGCTCACGGCCGTTGCCGAGGGCATCGAGACGGCGGAGCAGGCGGCTGAACTCGTCCGGCTGGGCTGCGCCAGCGGCCAGGGTTACTACTTCAGCCGGCCCGTGCCGGCGGCCCAGGTCGAGGCGCTGGTTGGGCCGGGGAACCTGCGGTTAGGTTAA
- a CDS encoding inositol monophosphatase family protein, with protein MTELGKHRLGRHSTAELNPALDDYQLAEALVREAGTLALLMRQAGLEGRQKTSVSDVVTAADHAAEAYVLEQLQRCRPDDGILGEEGASVAGTSGRTWVIDPVDGTYNFLHGSTYWCSAIALKDPSGVVLGAIFQPEEDKLWLGGTGRPSALNGERLTTFGTDGVPGARRSDTPLSELGAATYIHPTWLADPMCAMPWHAAATSAAALRMFGSGSCDLSRVADGGLGCWFQHSCPEWDWLPGKAIVLAAGGAVDVVRVNGLDWFMAGGTTAVRQLRAALESGSAG; from the coding sequence GTGACTGAACTAGGAAAGCACCGGCTCGGCCGGCACAGCACCGCTGAACTTAACCCCGCCCTGGATGATTACCAGCTCGCCGAGGCCCTCGTGCGCGAGGCGGGAACACTGGCCCTCCTAATGCGGCAGGCAGGGCTGGAGGGCCGGCAAAAGACGTCGGTTTCCGATGTCGTCACTGCCGCGGACCATGCTGCCGAAGCATATGTGCTGGAACAGCTCCAGCGCTGCCGGCCTGACGACGGCATCCTCGGCGAAGAGGGCGCCTCGGTCGCAGGCACCAGCGGCAGGACCTGGGTTATTGACCCTGTCGACGGGACCTATAACTTCCTGCACGGCTCCACCTACTGGTGCTCCGCCATCGCCCTCAAGGACCCGTCCGGGGTGGTGCTCGGCGCGATCTTCCAACCGGAGGAGGACAAGCTCTGGCTCGGCGGAACGGGCCGGCCGTCAGCCCTCAACGGCGAACGGCTGACCACCTTCGGGACCGATGGAGTCCCCGGTGCCCGCCGCTCCGACACCCCCTTGTCCGAGCTCGGTGCCGCAACGTACATCCACCCCACCTGGCTTGCCGACCCGATGTGCGCGATGCCATGGCACGCCGCCGCGACCTCGGCCGCCGCGCTGCGGATGTTCGGCTCGGGCTCCTGCGACCTCAGCCGGGTGGCCGACGGCGGACTGGGCTGCTGGTTCCAGCACAGCTGCCCGGAGTGGGACTGGCTGCCGGGCAAAGCGATTGTGCTCGCTGCCGGCGGCGCCGTCGACGTCGTCCGGGTCAACGGACTGGACTGGTTCATGGCCGGAGGCACGACGGCGGTCCGCCAGCTCCGTGCCGCCCTCGAATCCGGCTCCGCGGGGTAG
- the pcrA gene encoding DNA helicase PcrA, protein MLFDPYADGPFQAASKTAARTKTPAGNGMAALDSAPDAGRYGGRGDNPAGERDHPQLPGAAELLEGLNPQQEEAVKHAGSALLIVAGAGSGKTRVLSNRIAYLIATRRAHHGEILAITFTNKAAAEMRERVEALVGGRAKTMWVSTFHSSCVRILRREAKNVGLNSNFSIYDSADSLRLITLVAKNLDLDPKRFAPKAIQHKISALKNELIDADSYSSSANYNDPFEQAVAEVFKGYTQRLRQANAMDFDDLIGETVYMFRAFPALAESYRRRFRHVLVDEYQDTNHAQYALVREIVGEGPGAAELTVVGDSDQSIYAFRGADIRNIVEFEKDYPDARTIKLEQNYRSTQTILSAANSVISRNPNRPEKRLWTAEGDGEKIVGYVGENEHDEAQFIAKEIDRLQDEGDLRPGDVAIFYRTNAQSRSIEDVLVRVGLPYKVVGGTRFYERKEIKDALAYLRVLVNPDDDVNLRRILNEPKRGIGDRAEGTVASLAQRDRISFMAAARRADEAPGMATRSVNAVQGFVKLLDDLAVVASGSGAAAALEAVLEQTGYLATLRSSTDPQDESRVENLAELVAVVREYERDNPEGSLGAFLEGVSLVADADQIPDAPAGSPDQLAAAVAEAKRLGVVTLMTLHTAKGLEFPVVFLTGMEHGLFPHQRSATDPKELAEERRLAYVGLTRARKRLYLTRSEVRSMWGQSQYNPASQFIEEIPAELVEWKREGSTRQTGGWGNGASIGSSRYGGSFWGAGTARGTEASPSAGFNADVPAAIAKNRVQPQKEVVAVSVGDKVNHTSFGNGTVLAVEGAGDKTVAKVKFSVGEKRLLLRYAPLTKLDV, encoded by the coding sequence ATGTTGTTTGACCCCTACGCCGACGGACCCTTCCAAGCTGCCTCGAAGACGGCGGCGCGCACGAAAACGCCCGCTGGCAACGGGATGGCGGCGCTGGATTCCGCCCCGGACGCAGGGCGCTACGGCGGCCGCGGGGACAACCCGGCCGGCGAACGGGACCACCCCCAGCTCCCGGGTGCGGCCGAGCTCCTCGAGGGACTGAACCCGCAGCAGGAAGAAGCCGTCAAGCACGCCGGCAGCGCCCTGCTGATCGTCGCCGGCGCCGGCTCGGGCAAGACCCGCGTGCTCAGCAACCGGATCGCCTACCTGATCGCCACCCGCCGCGCGCACCACGGCGAGATTCTGGCCATCACCTTCACCAACAAGGCTGCCGCCGAAATGCGGGAGCGGGTTGAAGCCCTGGTTGGCGGCCGCGCCAAGACCATGTGGGTCTCCACCTTCCACTCCTCCTGCGTAAGGATCCTGCGCCGCGAAGCCAAAAATGTGGGCCTGAACTCCAACTTCTCCATCTACGACTCGGCTGACTCGCTGCGCCTCATCACGCTCGTGGCCAAGAACCTGGACCTCGATCCGAAGCGTTTTGCCCCCAAAGCAATCCAGCACAAGATTTCCGCGCTCAAGAACGAACTGATCGACGCCGACAGCTACTCCTCCAGCGCCAACTACAACGACCCGTTCGAACAGGCCGTCGCCGAGGTCTTCAAGGGCTACACGCAGCGGCTGCGCCAGGCCAACGCCATGGACTTCGATGACCTGATCGGCGAGACGGTCTACATGTTCCGGGCCTTCCCTGCGCTCGCCGAGTCCTACCGGCGCCGCTTCCGGCACGTCCTTGTCGACGAATACCAGGACACCAACCACGCCCAGTACGCCCTGGTGCGCGAGATCGTCGGCGAAGGCCCCGGCGCCGCTGAACTCACCGTCGTCGGCGATTCGGACCAGTCCATCTACGCCTTCCGCGGCGCCGACATCCGCAACATCGTGGAATTCGAGAAAGACTACCCGGACGCCCGCACCATCAAGCTCGAGCAGAACTACCGCTCCACCCAGACAATCCTCAGCGCTGCCAACTCGGTGATCTCCCGCAACCCGAACCGGCCGGAGAAGCGGCTGTGGACAGCTGAAGGCGACGGCGAGAAGATTGTCGGCTACGTCGGGGAGAACGAACACGACGAAGCCCAGTTCATTGCCAAGGAAATCGATCGGCTGCAGGACGAGGGCGACCTGCGCCCCGGCGATGTCGCCATCTTCTACCGCACCAACGCGCAGTCCCGCTCGATCGAGGATGTCCTGGTCCGCGTCGGGCTCCCGTACAAGGTGGTCGGCGGGACCCGCTTCTACGAACGCAAGGAAATCAAGGACGCGCTCGCCTACCTGCGGGTACTGGTCAACCCGGACGACGACGTCAACCTGCGACGCATCCTGAACGAGCCCAAACGCGGCATCGGCGACCGGGCCGAGGGCACCGTGGCCTCCCTCGCGCAGCGCGACCGGATCTCGTTTATGGCCGCGGCCCGCCGCGCCGACGAGGCCCCCGGCATGGCCACCCGGTCCGTCAACGCGGTCCAGGGTTTCGTGAAGTTGCTCGATGACCTCGCCGTGGTGGCCTCCGGCTCCGGCGCCGCCGCTGCCCTGGAGGCGGTCCTTGAACAGACCGGCTACCTCGCAACCCTTCGTTCCAGCACCGATCCGCAGGACGAGTCCCGGGTGGAGAACCTCGCGGAACTCGTCGCCGTCGTGCGTGAATACGAGCGCGACAACCCCGAGGGTTCGCTCGGCGCCTTCCTGGAGGGAGTCTCCCTCGTGGCCGACGCCGACCAGATCCCGGACGCCCCGGCGGGGTCCCCGGACCAGCTGGCGGCCGCTGTCGCCGAAGCCAAGCGGCTCGGCGTCGTCACCCTGATGACCCTGCATACCGCCAAGGGACTCGAGTTTCCGGTGGTGTTCCTGACCGGCATGGAGCACGGCCTGTTCCCGCACCAGCGCTCCGCCACCGACCCCAAGGAACTGGCCGAGGAACGCCGCCTTGCCTACGTCGGCCTGACCCGGGCCCGGAAGCGCCTGTACCTGACCCGCTCCGAAGTCCGCAGCATGTGGGGCCAGAGCCAGTACAACCCCGCCAGCCAGTTCATCGAGGAAATCCCGGCCGAGCTGGTGGAGTGGAAGCGTGAAGGCTCCACCCGCCAGACCGGCGGCTGGGGGAACGGCGCCTCCATCGGTTCCAGCCGCTACGGCGGATCCTTCTGGGGAGCCGGCACCGCACGCGGCACCGAGGCCAGCCCCTCGGCCGGCTTCAACGCCGATGTTCCGGCGGCCATCGCCAAGAACCGGGTGCAGCCGCAGAAGGAAGTTGTCGCCGTCAGTGTGGGCGACAAGGTCAACCACACGAGCTTTGGCAACGGCACCGTGCTGGCCGTTGAGGGCGCAGGGGACAAGACGGTGGCGAAGGTGAAATTCAGCGTCGGCGAGAAACGGCTCCTGCTCCGCTACGCCCCGCTGACCAAGCTCGACGTCTGA